In Anaeromyxobacter sp., the following proteins share a genomic window:
- the hflX gene encoding GTPase HflX — MHDVAGNTLGLKPSQLAALRRTYRRRVDADQVISPELARHLAELSHETGRQVGVLLDRKGGVDWVVVGDARRLTLPDLGRQRAGSHRLRGLRLVHTHLDGEPLTRDDHTDLALLRLDLVAALEVKDDGLPGRVHLAWLIPENPAGALWQEETAASVHDLQHDALSAPLALEEEFSRARTGRRTGGRERAILVGVSGRLRSREEGEASLLELRELARTAGVEVVDATLQHRREVDPRTLIGKGKLEDLLLRSMQLMADLIVFDANLSPSQAIHIAEATSLKILDRTQLILDIFAQRAQSADGKLQVELAQLRYLYPRLVGRDDSLSRLAGGIGGRGPGETKLEIDRRRVRDRITALERRLDNLSQDRQLRRRQRNERGLPVLSIVGYTNAGKSTLLNALTDSAVLVEDKLFATLDPTSRRLRFPRDREVIITDTVGFIRDLPRDLVAAFGATLEELGDADLLLHVVDAADPRRDQQVAAVEKILGGLGLGDKPRLLVFNKCDRLPPGEGEALAHQAGGVAVAAATRAGLQGLLHRCDRLLWAEGRVSFAEVADGAPPAGAAADLEVPPGAQRP; from the coding sequence ATGCACGACGTCGCCGGCAACACCCTCGGCCTCAAGCCCTCCCAGCTCGCCGCCCTCCGCCGCACCTACCGCCGCCGGGTCGACGCCGACCAGGTGATCTCGCCCGAGCTGGCGCGCCACCTGGCCGAGCTCTCGCACGAGACCGGCCGGCAGGTGGGCGTGCTGCTCGACCGCAAGGGCGGCGTGGACTGGGTGGTGGTGGGCGACGCCCGCAGGCTCACCCTGCCCGACCTGGGGCGGCAGCGGGCCGGCTCGCACCGCCTGCGCGGCCTGCGGCTGGTGCACACCCACCTGGACGGCGAGCCGCTCACCCGCGACGACCACACCGACCTGGCGCTGCTCAGGCTCGACCTGGTGGCCGCCCTGGAGGTCAAGGACGACGGCCTGCCCGGGCGCGTGCACCTGGCCTGGCTCATCCCGGAGAACCCGGCCGGCGCCCTCTGGCAGGAGGAGACGGCCGCCTCGGTGCACGACCTCCAGCACGACGCCCTGTCGGCGCCGCTGGCGCTGGAGGAGGAGTTCTCCCGGGCCCGCACCGGGCGCCGCACCGGCGGGCGCGAGCGGGCCATCCTGGTGGGCGTGAGCGGCCGGCTCCGCAGCCGCGAGGAGGGCGAGGCCTCGCTCCTCGAGCTGCGCGAGCTGGCCCGCACCGCCGGGGTGGAGGTGGTGGACGCCACGCTGCAGCACCGCCGCGAGGTCGACCCGCGCACCCTCATCGGCAAGGGGAAGCTGGAGGACCTGCTGCTCCGGTCGATGCAGCTGATGGCCGACCTGATCGTCTTCGACGCCAACCTCTCGCCGTCGCAGGCCATCCACATCGCCGAGGCCACCAGCCTCAAGATCCTGGACCGCACCCAGCTGATCCTCGACATCTTCGCCCAGCGGGCCCAGTCGGCCGACGGCAAGCTGCAGGTGGAGCTGGCCCAGCTCCGGTACCTCTACCCGCGGCTGGTGGGGCGCGACGACTCGCTCTCCCGCCTGGCCGGGGGCATCGGCGGCCGCGGCCCGGGCGAGACCAAGCTGGAGATCGACCGTCGCCGGGTGCGCGACCGCATCACCGCGCTGGAGCGGCGCCTCGACAACCTCTCGCAGGACCGGCAGCTGCGACGCCGCCAGCGCAACGAGCGCGGCCTGCCGGTGCTCTCCATCGTGGGCTACACCAACGCCGGCAAGTCCACCCTGCTGAACGCGCTGACCGACTCCGCGGTGCTGGTCGAGGACAAGCTCTTCGCCACCCTGGACCCCACCAGCCGTCGGCTGCGCTTCCCGCGCGACCGCGAGGTGATCATCACCGACACGGTGGGGTTCATCCGCGACCTGCCCAGGGACCTGGTGGCCGCCTTCGGCGCCACCCTGGAGGAGCTGGGCGACGCCGACCTGCTGCTGCACGTGGTGGACGCCGCCGACCCGCGCCGCGACCAGCAGGTGGCCGCGGTGGAGAAGATCCTGGGCGGGCTCGGCCTGGGCGACAAGCCGCGCCTGCTGGTCTTCAACAAGTGCGACCGGCTGCCGCCCGGCGAGGGCGAGGCGCTGGCCCACCAGGCCGGCGGGGTGGCGGTGGCGGCGGCCACCCGGGCCGGGCTGCAGGGGCTGCTGCACCGCTGCGACCGGCTGCTGTGGGCCGAGGGGCGGGTCTCCTTCGCCGAGGTGGCCGACGGGGCGCCGCCGGCCGGGGCGGCCGCCGACCTGGAGGTCCCCCCGGGCGCTCAGCGGCCGTGA